The window GTGATGCACAGCGGTTCGAGGGCGCTCGCGAGGCGGCAAGCGCTGCTCGACCACCAAGTCAGCGTGATGAAAAGAATCTGCATGGGGAGGCGGAGCGCCAGCGGAGTCGCGGACTTCCCACGCAAAGTCAGACCGCGGCGCGCGGCGTAGACGTTGGCCGGGAACATGGCGATCATCAGCAAGACCAGGCCGAGCCCCGCCCAGGGCCGGGTCGAGGGCGGCAGCAAGCCGATGGCTCCCAGAATCTCCAGAATGCCGGAAATGAAAACGATCTGTCGCGGGCAGGGGAAGGCCGGCGGCACCATGCGCACGAGGTCTTCCTTCATCGTCGTGAAATGCGCCGAGGCCGTGAACAGGAACATGAGGGCGAGCCCCGAGCGTGTGGAGGCGATCCAGGAATCGAGATATTGGACGCCCAAGGCGCCAATCGCCCGGCAGGCGAGGAGCGCGCCCAGCAAGACGAGAACCACGATCATGCGCGCGCTCCGATCCGGAAGCTCATGAGCGCTGAATGGCGTCCAGCAGTTCCTGGCGGGAGACAGTGGCGGTGCCGCGCTTCATCACCACGATGCCTCCGGCGTAGTTGGCCAGGCGGGCGGCGGACTCGGTGTCTGCGCCTGCGGCCAGCGCGGCCGTAAAGGTCGCAATGACAGTATCGCCGGCGCCAGTGACGTCGGTGACCTGGTCGGAGCCGAACACCGGGATGTGCACGGGGCGCTCGCCGCGCGCGAAGGCCACCATGCCGTCCCTGCCGCGGGTGATGACGAGGGACTCCAGCTTCATGTGCTTGAGCACGGTGCGGCCCGCGGCGTGCAGACGCGCGGTATCGTCCCCGATGCGCACATGCAGCGCTTCTTCGACCTCGGGTTCGTTGGGCGTGGCGGCGGTCACGCCGGAATACTCCAGCATGCGGAAGCGCGAGTCGAGCGTGACCGGGATGCCGTTGAGCCGGCCGCTGGCGCGGACGGCTTCGAGCATCTGCGGGGTGGCCGCGCCGTAGCCGTAGTCGGAAACCAGCAAGGCGTCGGAGGCGCGCGCGTACTTGCGCGCGGCCATCACCAGCTCGCGCTTGTCGTAGCCCTCCAGGTCTGCTTCGGGTTCGCGGTCCACACGCACCACCTGTTGCCGCTGAGAATGCGTCATGCCGGCGAGGATGCGGGTCTTGGTGACGGTGGTGTAGCCCTTGAGCTTGAGGATGCCGTTCAACGGGATGCGCTTCTGACGGAAGCGCTGCAAAAGCAGGCGCCCGGGCTCGTCGTCGCCTACCACGCCTACCGGCAGCACTTCGACGCCGAGGTCGGCAAGATTGTAGATGGCATTTCCTGCGCTGCCCGGCACCACGGTGCGCTCGCGGTGACGCAGGATTAGGACCGGGGCCTCGCGCGAGACGCGCGCGATCTCGCCGTAGATGAACTCATCGGCCACCAGGTCGCCAAGGACGGTGATGGTGAGGCGCGGGAAGGCTTCGACGAAGCGCGCCAGGCGCGCCTTGCCCTCCGCCGGCCTGGAGTTGCGAGTCATACCGCTGGGTCGCCTGATTCTCTCATGCCGGGCGCGGGC of the Terriglobales bacterium genome contains:
- a CDS encoding DoxX family protein translates to MIVVLVLLGALLACRAIGALGVQYLDSWIASTRSGLALMFLFTASAHFTTMKEDLVRMVPPAFPCPRQIVFISGILEILGAIGLLPPSTRPWAGLGLVLLMIAMFPANVYAARRGLTLRGKSATPLALRLPMQILFITLTWWSSSACRLASALEPLCITG
- a CDS encoding PfkB family carbohydrate kinase — encoded protein: MTRNSRPAEGKARLARFVEAFPRLTITVLGDLVADEFIYGEIARVSREAPVLILRHRERTVVPGSAGNAIYNLADLGVEVLPVGVVGDDEPGRLLLQRFRQKRIPLNGILKLKGYTTVTKTRILAGMTHSQRQQVVRVDREPEADLEGYDKRELVMAARKYARASDALLVSDYGYGAATPQMLEAVRASGRLNGIPVTLDSRFRMLEYSGVTAATPNEPEVEEALHVRIGDDTARLHAAGRTVLKHMKLESLVITRGRDGMVAFARGERPVHIPVFGSDQVTDVTGAGDTVIATFTAALAAGADTESAARLANYAGGIVVMKRGTATVSRQELLDAIQRS